A window of the Fuscovulum sp. genome harbors these coding sequences:
- the kdsA gene encoding 3-deoxy-8-phosphooctulonate synthase — MREVEIGGLSVSNDSPLLVIAGPCQLESLDHAQMIAGKMAEACAKAGAQYVFKASYDKANRTSLKGRRGLGIDAGLKVLEAVRAMGMPVLTDIHDAEQARLAAQVVDVIQIPAFLCRQTDLLIAAGETGAVVNIKKGQFLAPWDMANVAEKVASTGNHKILLTERGASFGYNTLVADMRSLPTMARTGWPVIMDATHSVQQPGGQGNSSGGQREFAPVMARCAVAIGIAGVFIETHEAPDTAPSDGPNMIPLDQMPALIDSLMAFDRLAKANPLRV, encoded by the coding sequence ATGAGAGAAGTCGAAATCGGCGGGCTGTCCGTCAGCAATGACAGCCCGCTTCTGGTAATCGCTGGCCCTTGCCAGCTGGAAAGCCTGGATCACGCCCAGATGATCGCGGGCAAGATGGCCGAGGCCTGTGCCAAGGCCGGCGCGCAATACGTGTTCAAGGCCAGCTATGACAAGGCGAACCGCACCTCGCTCAAAGGGCGTCGCGGCTTGGGGATTGATGCGGGGCTGAAGGTGCTTGAAGCCGTGCGCGCCATGGGCATGCCGGTACTGACCGACATCCATGATGCCGAACAGGCACGGCTTGCCGCGCAAGTGGTGGACGTGATCCAGATCCCCGCCTTCCTGTGCCGCCAGACCGATCTGCTGATCGCGGCAGGCGAAACCGGCGCGGTGGTCAACATCAAGAAAGGCCAGTTTCTGGCCCCTTGGGACATGGCCAATGTCGCGGAAAAGGTCGCCTCTACGGGCAACCACAAGATTCTGCTGACCGAACGGGGGGCCAGCTTCGGCTATAACACGCTGGTCGCGGACATGCGGTCACTTCCCACCATGGCACGGACCGGCTGGCCCGTGATCATGGATGCCACCCATTCGGTGCAACAGCCGGGCGGTCAGGGCAATTCGTCAGGCGGGCAGCGCGAATTCGCCCCGGTCATGGCCCGCTGCGCGGTGGCCATCGGCATCGCCGGCGTGTTCATCGAAACGCATGAAGCGCCCGACACCGCCCCGTCCGACGGGCCCAACATGATCCCGCTCGATCAGATGCCTGCGCTGATCGACAGCCTCATGGCATTTGACCGGCTGGCCAAGGCCAATCCCCTTCGCGTCTGA
- a CDS encoding NAD(P)/FAD-dependent oxidoreductase, whose amino-acid sequence MHKTDVMVLGAGAAGMFAAIEAGRRGRRVLVVDHAKAAGEKIRISGGGRCNFTNTGMGVERFLGKNPRFALSPLRRYTAQDFIARVNAAGIAWHEKTLGQLFCDGSAMQIVSMLLRDMAAAGVELWLETSLGAVRQVAGGFEVETARGPVRADSVIVATGGKSIPKMGATGHGYRIAESFGLPLVDTRPALVPLTFAEQELDWMRPLAGVALQGRVSHGKTGFDEAVLFTHRGLSGPAILQISSYWREGEAISLNLAPGQDVAAFLKAEKQAAGRAALRTALGKLVPEKLARLIEAQAGAGGPLAEMPRAALEQVAGQITGWQLRPVGSEGYRTAEVTLGGVDTDALDARTMAAKSVPGLYFVGEVVDVTGWLGGYNFQWAWSSGWVAGQVA is encoded by the coding sequence ATGCACAAGACGGATGTCATGGTTCTGGGGGCGGGCGCGGCAGGGATGTTCGCGGCTATCGAGGCGGGTCGCAGGGGCCGCCGCGTTCTGGTTGTGGATCACGCCAAGGCGGCGGGTGAGAAGATCCGCATTTCGGGCGGGGGGCGCTGCAACTTCACCAACACGGGGATGGGGGTGGAGCGGTTCCTTGGGAAGAACCCGCGCTTTGCCCTGTCGCCCTTGCGGCGCTATACGGCGCAGGATTTCATCGCACGGGTCAATGCGGCGGGGATCGCCTGGCACGAAAAGACCCTCGGGCAGCTCTTTTGCGACGGATCGGCCATGCAGATCGTGTCCATGCTTCTGCGCGACATGGCGGCGGCCGGGGTAGAGCTTTGGCTGGAGACCAGCCTTGGTGCGGTGCGGCAAGTGGCAGGCGGGTTTGAGGTGGAAACGGCCCGTGGCCCGGTGCGCGCGGACTCGGTCATCGTGGCGACGGGCGGCAAATCGATCCCGAAAATGGGGGCTACCGGCCATGGTTATCGCATCGCCGAATCCTTTGGCCTGCCGCTTGTGGACACGCGCCCTGCGCTTGTGCCGCTGACCTTTGCCGAACAGGAATTGGATTGGATGCGCCCGCTGGCCGGGGTGGCACTGCAGGGCCGGGTCAGCCATGGAAAAACCGGTTTTGATGAAGCGGTGCTGTTCACCCATCGCGGCCTGTCAGGGCCGGCGATCCTGCAGATTTCATCCTATTGGCGCGAAGGAGAAGCGATCAGCCTGAACCTGGCGCCGGGGCAGGATGTGGCGGCGTTCCTGAAGGCAGAAAAACAGGCGGCGGGGCGTGCTGCCTTGCGCACGGCATTGGGAAAGCTGGTGCCGGAGAAGCTTGCCCGCCTGATCGAGGCACAGGCCGGGGCAGGCGGCCCGCTGGCGGAAATGCCCCGCGCCGCGTTGGAACAGGTGGCGGGGCAGATTACCGGCTGGCAATTGCGGCCGGTCGGATCCGAAGGCTATCGCACGGCCGAGGTCACCTTGGGCGGCGTCGATACCGACGCACTGGACGCGCGGACGATGGCGGCGAAGTCGGTGCCGGGGCTGTATTTTGTAGGCGAGGTCGTGGACGTGACCGGCTGGCTGGGCGGTTACAATTTTCAATGGGCCTGGTCGTCTGGCTGGGTGGCGGGGCAGGTGGCCTGA
- a CDS encoding Na+/H+ antiporter NhaA: MYRVSPFVRRFAWALLGGAAIATVWVNLSPGSYYDAMEYRLIDLAKPNWIAGDSLVISPMTVASELLMAFFLFFVGKELWEALVLQRGALSGRRALLPAGAVLGGSLGAILFWLIHSALFAAEEWVSWGAGWPVPIGSEIVLGYVAGRMVFGAGHPALHLLLLISIATNIIGILLLGLAYPYAGLEWLWLLLPLGASLTVWRFYGQSPQAGESERERRRGLALWPYLLAGLLSWIGVVAAGLPGALGLLPIIPAIPHADRAFGLFAEAEEYLHDPLNRLAHLLVKPLSVMLFLFGLSRGGIDLAALAPTTGTVLAALWIGKPVGLFLGALAAARLFRLPMPAGIRIRDLLLVAVISGMGFTAPLLALDTALPGGAMTEAARLGLALSLLAWPAAILMSRIVAR, translated from the coding sequence ATGTATCGTGTCTCACCCTTTGTTCGACGCTTTGCCTGGGCGCTTTTGGGCGGTGCCGCCATAGCGACGGTTTGGGTGAACCTGTCGCCGGGCAGTTATTACGATGCGATGGAATACCGGCTGATTGATCTGGCAAAACCGAACTGGATCGCGGGTGACAGTTTGGTCATTTCACCGATGACCGTGGCGTCAGAATTGTTGATGGCCTTCTTTCTGTTCTTTGTGGGCAAGGAGCTGTGGGAGGCGCTGGTCCTGCAACGCGGCGCCCTGTCCGGACGTAGGGCGTTGCTTCCCGCAGGGGCCGTGCTGGGCGGAAGTCTTGGCGCCATCCTTTTCTGGCTGATCCATTCCGCGCTGTTCGCGGCTGAGGAATGGGTGTCTTGGGGCGCAGGTTGGCCGGTGCCCATCGGATCAGAGATCGTGCTGGGCTATGTCGCCGGGCGGATGGTGTTCGGCGCGGGCCATCCGGCGCTGCATCTGCTGCTGCTGATTTCCATCGCGACGAATATCATCGGAATTCTGCTGCTTGGGCTGGCCTATCCCTATGCCGGGCTGGAATGGCTGTGGCTGTTGTTGCCGTTGGGTGCATCGCTGACGGTCTGGCGGTTCTATGGGCAAAGCCCGCAGGCAGGCGAGTCCGAGCGCGAAAGACGGCGCGGTCTGGCGCTGTGGCCGTATCTGCTGGCGGGCCTGCTGTCCTGGATCGGGGTGGTTGCGGCAGGGCTGCCCGGGGCTTTGGGCCTGTTGCCGATCATCCCGGCCATTCCCCATGCCGATCGCGCCTTTGGCCTGTTCGCCGAGGCCGAAGAATATCTGCATGATCCGCTGAACCGGCTTGCGCATCTACTGGTGAAGCCGCTGTCGGTGATGCTGTTCCTGTTTGGGCTGTCGCGCGGAGGGATTGACCTTGCTGCGCTGGCCCCGACCACCGGTACCGTTTTGGCGGCCTTGTGGATTGGCAAGCCGGTTGGGCTGTTCCTTGGCGCATTGGCCGCCGCGCGGCTGTTCCGTCTGCCGATGCCGGCGGGTATCCGCATTCGCGATCTGCTGCTGGTCGCGGTGATTTCCGGCATGGGCTTTACCGCGCCCTTGCTGGCGTTGGATACCGCCTTGCCCGGCGGCGCGATGACCGAAGCGGCACGCCTTGGCCTTGCGCTGTCATTACTGGCCTGGCCGGCTGCCATCCTTATGTCACGGATCGTTGCGCGGTGA
- a CDS encoding capsule biosynthesis protein, giving the protein MPTPVTPMGDFRQVESDRPAQAPSSMGADEALFAQAEDGFGAIPFPTAAVSTQGAANAVSSPSEAASATDLDAIRREGLTGRQLRLARRMAQKYGLPATSDFDAVRLLRQAGLDPFRANPVVEIVAEDAEGDAGQPPQRAGSMMPVPAGARLPQTIKPVKMPAQGEEVNHAAEILKMQQDLARRRRRRSMLMMARLFFFVILPTFLAGFYYYRIATPLYATKTEFVIQQAMPQQASGSSLGGLASTPMANMQDSITVQGYLQSRDAMLRLDQDIGFRNVFAAPDIDPIQRLAPDATNEAAYKIYQRNVRVSYDPTEGIIRMEVIAPDPEVSVRFADALIGYAEEQVDQLTQRLREDAMKGARESYTEAETALLEARQRAVTLQETFKVLSSEVEVSLITGQIGQLEGQLTADRLSLAQMESNATPNQARMEPLKRRIATLESEIALLRSKLVEEDSSGQSLARVQSELAIAQADADTRQMMLSQSLQSMETARIEANRQARYISLSVAPVAPDEATYPRAFENTMVAMMIFAGIYLILSMTAAILREQVSA; this is encoded by the coding sequence ATGCCTACCCCGGTTACGCCGATGGGCGATTTCCGGCAGGTGGAGTCTGACCGCCCGGCCCAAGCCCCATCCTCGATGGGGGCCGATGAAGCGCTGTTTGCGCAAGCCGAGGATGGTTTTGGCGCGATCCCCTTTCCGACCGCCGCAGTCTCCACGCAAGGGGCGGCGAATGCCGTTTCCTCGCCGTCTGAGGCGGCGTCGGCCACCGATCTGGACGCCATTCGTCGCGAAGGGCTGACGGGCCGCCAGTTGCGCCTTGCCCGCCGCATGGCCCAGAAATACGGCCTGCCCGCCACATCGGATTTTGACGCCGTGCGCCTGTTGCGCCAGGCCGGGCTGGACCCGTTCCGCGCCAACCCTGTGGTCGAGATCGTCGCCGAGGACGCAGAAGGTGATGCGGGCCAGCCGCCGCAGCGGGCGGGGTCCATGATGCCTGTCCCCGCGGGTGCGCGCCTGCCGCAGACGATCAAGCCCGTGAAGATGCCCGCGCAGGGCGAAGAGGTGAACCACGCGGCTGAAATCCTGAAGATGCAGCAGGATCTGGCCCGCCGCCGCCGCCGCCGGTCGATGCTGATGATGGCGCGGCTGTTCTTCTTCGTGATCCTGCCAACCTTTCTGGCGGGCTTCTATTACTATCGCATTGCCACGCCGCTTTACGCCACAAAGACGGAATTCGTGATCCAGCAGGCCATGCCGCAACAGGCTTCCGGCAGTTCGCTTGGCGGGCTGGCCAGCACGCCAATGGCCAATATGCAGGACTCGATCACGGTGCAGGGTTATCTGCAATCGCGTGATGCCATGCTGCGCCTGGATCAGGATATCGGGTTCCGCAACGTCTTTGCTGCCCCCGACATCGACCCGATTCAGCGTCTGGCCCCCGACGCCACGAATGAGGCCGCCTACAAGATCTATCAGCGCAATGTCCGCGTGTCCTATGACCCGACGGAGGGCATCATCCGGATGGAGGTGATCGCCCCCGATCCCGAGGTTTCGGTCCGCTTTGCCGATGCGCTGATCGGCTATGCCGAAGAGCAGGTCGATCAATTGACCCAGCGCCTGCGCGAAGACGCAATGAAGGGCGCCCGCGAAAGCTATACCGAGGCCGAAACCGCCCTGCTGGAGGCGCGCCAGCGCGCCGTCACCTTGCAGGAAACCTTCAAGGTGTTGTCGTCCGAAGTGGAGGTCAGCCTGATTACCGGCCAGATCGGCCAGTTGGAAGGGCAGTTGACCGCAGACCGCCTGTCGCTGGCGCAGATGGAGTCGAACGCCACGCCGAACCAAGCACGGATGGAGCCGCTGAAACGCCGTATCGCTACGCTGGAAAGCGAGATCGCGCTGCTACGGTCAAAGCTGGTAGAAGAAGATAGTTCCGGCCAATCGCTGGCCCGGGTGCAATCCGAATTGGCCATCGCGCAGGCGGATGCCGATACCCGGCAGATGATGCTGTCGCAATCGCTGCAATCCATGGAAACGGCGCGGATCGAGGCCAATCGTCAAGCGCGCTATATCTCACTCTCGGTCGCCCCCGTGGCCCCGGACGAGGCGACCTATCCCCGCGCATTCGAGAATACGATGGTGGCGATGATGATCTTCGCCGGTATATACCTCATTCTGTCGATGACCGCGGCAATCCTGCGCGAACAGGTCTCGGCCTGA
- a CDS encoding ATP-binding cassette domain-containing protein, whose amino-acid sequence MIEFDNVSKSFWTGKTRKVILDQATFRVELGNSLGILAPNGTGKTTIINMMAGLEQPDEGTIKRSSRISFPLGFMGGVVNRHSATENSRYIARLYGLDPDYVESFCRWLCGIGEYFDMPVGTYSSGMRGRFSFALLLALEFDIYLIDEGMPGTTDADFNRKAGSILRQRLRDATVIVVSHQASTLEKFCRSAAVLMNGRLHMFDTLEEAKRLYNYETQG is encoded by the coding sequence ATGATCGAGTTCGACAACGTCTCGAAGTCCTTCTGGACAGGCAAGACGCGTAAGGTGATCCTCGATCAGGCCACGTTCCGCGTGGAACTCGGCAATTCTCTGGGCATTCTGGCCCCGAACGGCACCGGCAAGACCACCATCATCAACATGATGGCCGGGCTGGAACAACCCGACGAAGGCACGATCAAGCGGTCGTCCCGCATCTCTTTTCCGCTGGGGTTCATGGGCGGGGTCGTTAACCGCCACAGTGCGACGGAAAACTCGCGCTACATCGCCCGCCTTTATGGGCTTGACCCTGATTATGTTGAAAGCTTCTGCCGTTGGCTCTGCGGGATCGGCGAGTATTTCGACATGCCGGTCGGCACTTACTCGTCAGGGATGCGGGGGCGGTTCTCCTTTGCCTTGCTCCTTGCACTGGAGTTTGACATCTACCTGATTGATGAAGGTATGCCCGGAACCACGGATGCCGACTTCAACCGCAAGGCAGGATCGATCCTGCGCCAACGTCTGCGCGACGCGACCGTGATCGTGGTGTCGCATCAGGCCTCCACACTTGAAAAATTCTGTCGCTCCGCCGCCGTTCTGATGAACGGTCGGCTGCACATGTTCGACACCCTCGAAGAAGCGAAACGGCTGTATAATTATGAAACTCAAGGTTAA
- a CDS encoding uracil-DNA glycosylase family protein yields MHTPSAQSSPAQQTADLAVRIGACRICADRFAATATAHAPRPVTWFAPTARLLIAGQAPGARVHASGRPFTDPSGDRLRDWTGLSMTEFYDLDRVAIVPMAFCFPGYDAKGADLPPPPVCAREWRGRVMASLPAIRLVLAVGGAAQRWHIGPGDVTARVTDWRSHAARGIWPLPHPSWRNTGWLKRNPWFAAELLPDLRAAIRHLMEAP; encoded by the coding sequence ATGCACACCCCCTCTGCCCAAAGCAGCCCGGCCCAACAGACAGCGGACCTTGCCGTTCGGATCGGCGCTTGCAGGATTTGTGCCGACCGCTTCGCTGCGACCGCCACCGCCCATGCCCCGCGCCCGGTGACGTGGTTCGCCCCAACCGCGCGGTTGTTGATTGCGGGTCAGGCTCCCGGCGCGCGGGTGCATGCCTCGGGCCGGCCTTTTACTGATCCGTCCGGGGATCGTCTGCGCGATTGGACCGGCCTGTCGATGACTGAATTCTATGATCTGGACCGGGTTGCCATCGTGCCCATGGCATTCTGCTTTCCCGGCTATGATGCAAAGGGGGCCGATCTGCCGCCGCCCCCAGTTTGTGCCCGGGAATGGCGGGGCAGGGTGATGGCATCCCTTCCCGCGATCCGCCTGGTGCTCGCCGTAGGCGGCGCTGCGCAGCGCTGGCATATTGGCCCCGGCGATGTCACCGCACGGGTGACGGATTGGCGCAGCCACGCCGCGCGTGGCATCTGGCCCTTGCCGCATCCGTCCTGGCGCAATACCGGGTGGCTGAAACGCAATCCGTGGTTCGCGGCAGAACTTCTGCCCGACCTGCGCGCGGCGATCCGCCATCTGATGGAGGCGCCCTGA